Sequence from the Mobula hypostoma chromosome 11, sMobHyp1.1, whole genome shotgun sequence genome:
gatcagaccacattttatgagtgatTAATGTAGAAAACCACACAATTGCAAAGAGTTTGCAAACTTTTTCTTGGAACTGAATATGTCTCTGCCTTCCTGGCCCATCTGCAGCAGAGTTCATGTATCCCACATTGGCCTTAACAGTCTCCTCAGGACCCACTGAACTGGAGAGAAAACACATTATCCTAAAAACTGGTGAACTGAACTATTCTCAAACTGATGGAACCAGTATATCCATCGTCCTCAAAGGCTTAGGAAGCAGGTCCTCAGAGTTCAATGACCTGAGTTATAATATTTCCTGTTAGCTAATTCTATTATTTAATTTCACTCTAGCCCCAGTGCCCTCCAGTATTTCCAGGTTCTGCAAAGATTGAGATGAAATATTGTTTAATttctccagtacttcctcttttccTGATACGATTTCTGCTGTTGCACTGTGTCAGGGTCCCACATGAATCTTTTCATTCTCATTGATCTTTAGGAACGTGCACACTCTGTGCTCTATTTTCTCTTTCTTGGTTGTCTGCTGAAATCTGACCTTCCTCCAGTCCTTCCACTGCATTGTCAGCACCTTCCTTTCCTCTAATATTGTATACAACTGCTTGTTCCCTTGGCCGGACCATTTTCTTCTGTCAGCTTTTCTGCCTGGGATAGCTGCAAGCCATGTGTTAACTCTTTAATGTAACCCGTTACTCACCTTTCGCCACCATTTCCTAATCTCCTTGGCCAACTCACACCTCCATAGTTTGCCTTATTTCTCTCTATCATTTCAATCTActatgatattatgatcactcttccccAAAGGCCCCTTAGTCACCAGCTCATCAATTCGTCTTCTCTCCTGATCCAATATTATGATAATAGCTATTTCACTCGTTGAATCGGAATATggtttattatcaacggcatgtcatgaaatttgttaacttagcagcagcagttcaatgccatacatgataatatagaaagaaaaataaataaattacagtaaatatatatatgtctattaaatggattaaaatagtgtaaaaacagaattaataaaaAAGGGAGACGTTGTATgtggggttcaatgtccattcagaaatcggatgacagaggggaagaggctgttcctgaatcgctgagtgtgtgacttcaggcttctgtatctccttcctgatggtaacagtgagaacagggtATCCCCTGGGTGACGGGCGTCCCTAgtaacggacgctgcctttctgaggcaccgctccttgaagacgtcttggaTACTAAGGaagctaatacccaagatggagctgactacttttacaactttctgtagctccttTCGGTCCACcgcccctcccgcccccccccaccccataccagacagtgatgcagcctgtcagaatgctctttgcAGTACTGTACATGTggagaagtttgagtgttttaggtgacaaaccaaatctcctccaactcctaatgaaatatagccgctgtcttgccttctctatgttgggaccaggttagaacctcagagaccttgacaccccaggaacttgaaattactcactctctccacttctgatccctctatgaggattggttcgcgTTTCCTCCACTTACCcattcctgaagtctacagtcagctctttggtcttcctGGCATTGAATAAGATTGACCCAGTAACCCTCCTCCCTCTATACTCCCCGTCATCCTCCACACAATTGCTGTTCATTTAGGTTTGTTCAGTCTATCTGTAGATTAACATCCTGACTTGTGCTATGCCTTACATTCCCACTCGAGTTCGGGGTCTTTAGATAGCGCCCACTCCCCACCCCGGCGGTTTCTAGCTCCACTGAAACCAATTTGACTTCTTCATTTTCTGAATTAGGACCTCTCTCCCATTTTATCTGCTATCGGGGTTAGCGTTTCATTCATGTTCCCCTCTCTTCTGAACATTTAAATCTGAAATACTCCATTTCTAGCCTGGTCACCATTATATCTCATCTCCGTAATGGCCACCAGTTCGTTCCTGTTCATTTCTGCCTGAGCTGTTAATTCTCCGGCCTCATCATGAACGCAGTGCTTTCAGATAAAAGACGTTCAATTTTTCCTGCTGCCTCTCACGTTTGTATGCTGCATTCCTTCCCGCTGGCTCGAATCATTGTTCCGTCTCTTTGCCCCGCCCATGCTCCCTTTAACAATTTACACGCATTAGAACCACCCCCGCCGCccccccgacacacacacacacacacacacacatccaatcTTTACACATTACACTTGCATAAGCACCGACCTTAACAAAGCCACTGACCCCAGCAATCATATTAACAACCCCCCCCCAACACAAAACATGCACTTCCCTGAAACACAGATACACACGAGACCAACACACGTTGTCCCCGGTACACAACACATACTGACCTTCTTCCCCTGCGGTGCAGGTATACTGTGGCTCTCGCTGGTCTCCGAAGTTCTCTACATTGTTTTGCTGTCCATTAGTTTCCTGTTGATGGGCTTGGAGATGTGCTTCCCTCGAAATTCCAGCTGCGGACTCAAGCTCAATGCATTTGCAGCCGTCTTCTCGGTGCTGTCAGGTGAGCCAGGCTTTGTAAACACCAGGCCGTTCACAATTCCCCTACACACTCCAAAGGCCCTCGTGATTGTCCACAGACTCGAGCGAGCTCTTGCAACGAACCCCTACGAATTCAGCCCCTTAGATGTTCACATATAATCTCTGGAATGGAGCTTTAAATTTGAGTGTGGCGGTGCATGTATGTGAATATATGTaggcgttgtgtgtgtgtgtgtgtgtgtgtgagacagagagagagagtttgtgcgTGTGTTTGTGGTGAAGAGATGATGGGTGTGACTATCAATAAGTGTGTAACTGTGTATGTACGAGAGTGCGTGTGTTCAGTGTGACAGCAAGTATTAATCAGTGCACATTAATaaatgtgagtgtatgtgtgagtgtgtgcatgtaGCACGGGGGTTTGTTCATCAGTGTACGGATGTACCATTAAGTATGTGTACCATTAACTGTGCGCAATAGTGCAGTGtccagtgtgtgtggtgtgggcaCACACACTAGTGCGCACCAGTGTGCGTTCCGTAGTGACTGCGCGGGTCAGCGTGTGACGCTCGAGAGCAGTGTGCACCATACTGAGCGTGTGTAACGTtggcgcgcgcgcgcacacacacacaccacagtcactgtgtgGGTCAGCGTGTGACGCTCTGCTTTTCCGTCCAGGTCTGCTGGGGATGATAGCCCACATGATGTACACGCAGGTTTTCCAAGTAACAGTCAGCCAAGGGCCGAAGGACTGGATACCCCATCGTTGGGACTTCGGCTGGTCCTTCTAGTGAGTACAACACGTTTCGGGGGAGGGGGTCGGATGTTTGCCGTAGAGTGGTCCCTCTATTAACCCGCGCTGTTTTACAGCTTGGCCTGGCTCTCCTTCACCTTCTGCATGGCGTCCTCGGTCACGGCTCTGAACATTTACACCAAGACGGTGCTCGAGTTCCACCAGTCGCTGAAGATCTCCAAGCAGAGGCTAAAGCAGCGACCCGGGGGGCTCAGCTATTTCTCCAGCCGTTCCAACCAGTCCGCCTCCATCTTCACTAACCTGGCCCCCGGTCTCCTGGTAAGGGCCGGGTCGGTGGACGAGCCCGACTCAGTAGAGACCCTGGGGGAGGAGCGCTGCTAACCCCGCCCGACGGACTGAATGGTCGGTTGCGTGCAGTTTGATGGCTTCAAAGGGCAGCAGAAACTTACCACAAGACGGAGTCACTATAAGGAGCCTGTGCCATGGGCAGTAAAGCTAcagtgctttatgtcgatttcaGGCCCGTCAGAGTCAGCGAGGGTCAAGCTGATGTAAGGATTcgtgaccaacacacacaaacgctggagtaactcatcaggtcaggcaacatctatagaggggaataaacagtcgacaaatTCTCTCTTCAAAGGTAATTTAGTGACTCACtactccccctctgtgatctctgctgctacTCTGTGATCTCCTACTCTTGGAGATCGCTTCTTCTGCCGCCCTTTACCTCTTCACCTATCCtctccctcacctatcacctcccagctcatactctttcccctcccctcacccttcttAATCTGGTTTATATCCCtttctagtcccgatgaagggtcttggcccgaaatgtcgactgttaatgttgcctgacctccagtattttgtttgtgaAGCTGAGTACCTGTAATAAAATCCTCAACAGAACCTGGGTGGGACGGGTTGTTTGGGAAGGGGGCTGCAGGAAGGGGGAATTTTGCTGACccctctgccttggagttttctgGTAGCTCGGTACCTTTTCATGAACATGgtctaccagagaggggagatccCTACCTTCCTGAGATCTGGACGACCTGCAGCAAACACAATTGGCCCGGGGAAGTATTCCCAATGCTGTGTCTGCAAAGTCCTTCAAATCCCCTGGAAGGACAAGCAAACCAAAGTCTGTGTCCCCTCCCAGGCGACACCCCCAGGACTGAAACCTTGGTTCTCCTTCATTAGCCATGCCTGACACCGGACGCCCAAAGCTGATGCTCAGTTCCGGTCTCTGTCACAAAAAGAGATTTCCGGGTAACAGTGGGGAAGGTCCAAGGATATTCTCAAAGCCCATGTGAGGAACGACATCCTTACTGACTCCTTGaaacttctggccctttgagtaaCCAAGTGGAGGAGGAGCCTTAGGGAAGGTGTTGAGAACTTTAAGGCTGTACCTCAAGCACACACAAAAGCAGAAGGAACATACTATCTCACAAGCTACCCATCCACCAGCCTGCCAGTGGAAGGGTCTAGGTGTCCCAGGCTGGTCTCACCAGTTAGCCAAGAACCCACTAAACTTGCACAGACAGGGAATTACCAGTCAGGATTGCCTGAGAAATGCGACAATGAGACTCATTCAAGAGTCAACACTGGGGTCCAGATGGCGAAATTCTGTGAATAAAGGATTCGTAAATAACCAAACTGTCTGTGTGGGAAAGGTAGTGGGGCAAATAGGTAGACAGTGCCTGAGAGAGCCTTGGAAATGAGAGAGTAAAGGAGGACAAGCaagcgagaggtaatgttgcagctatataggaccctggtcagaccccacttggagtactgtgctcagttctggtcgcctcactacaggaaggatgtggaaaccatagaaagggtgcagaggagatttacaaggatgttgcctggattggggagcatgccttatgagaataggctgagtgaacttggccttttctccttggagcgatggaaggtgagaggtgacctgatagacgtgtacaagatgatgagaggcattggctgagaggggatcttattgaaacatataagattattaagggattggacacgctgcaggcaggaagcatgttcccgctgatgggtgagtccagaaccagaggccacagtttaagaataattgGGTAGGCCAtttaaaaaacatagaaaacatagaaaataggtgcaggaataggccattcggcccttcgagcctgcaccgccatttattatgatcatggctgatcatccaactcagaaccccgccccagccttccctccatacccccagacccccgtagccacaagggccatatctaactccctcttaaatatagccaatgaactgg
This genomic interval carries:
- the LOC134353994 gene encoding germ cell-specific gene 1-like protein; translation: MNRDTLSLLLNFVAVSLSATALITTYWCVGTQKVPKPACTPVRTTDCTPSPSADTNSSFGDSEYSWETGDDRFTFRAFHTGIWTSCQENITGTGEQCRSFIDLTPITQQGILWLSLVSEVLYIVLLSISFLLMGLEMCFPRNSSCGLKLNAFAAVFSVLSGLLGMIAHMMYTQVFQVTVSQGPKDWIPHRWDFGWSFYLAWLSFTFCMASSVTALNIYTKTVLEFHQSLKISKQRLKQRPGGLSYFSSRSNQSASIFTNLAPGLLVRAGSVDEPDSVETLGEERC